One window of bacterium genomic DNA carries:
- the rsmG gene encoding 16S rRNA (guanine(527)-N(7))-methyltransferase RsmG: MSELKDYLLKSCQQLNINLTEYQAEQFIIYLKLLQSQNKKVNLTAIDEAYEIIDYHFIDSLFFTLGGNFCSGIKVIDIGTGAGFPGLPLKIYTPEIDLTLIESRQKKIDFIREICDLLRFKYVKILPGRAEEYGHDKEYREQYDLAVARAVSNLSTLVEYTLPFLRKNGRLITVKGEDIIEELQAAQYAIKEVGGQLEEVKEVNLPFKGKKTNLVIIIKERTTPFQFPRRIGIPQKRPLF; the protein is encoded by the coding sequence GTGTCAGAATTAAAAGATTATCTATTAAAGAGTTGTCAACAACTAAATATAAATTTAACAGAATACCAAGCAGAGCAATTCATTATTTATTTAAAACTCTTACAAAGCCAAAACAAGAAAGTTAATCTCACGGCAATAGATGAAGCTTATGAGATCATTGACTACCATTTTATAGACTCCCTTTTTTTTACCTTGGGAGGAAACTTTTGTTCAGGAATAAAAGTTATCGATATTGGTACCGGTGCTGGCTTTCCTGGCTTACCTCTTAAAATATACACTCCTGAAATAGATCTTACTTTAATTGAATCTCGCCAAAAAAAGATTGATTTTATTAGAGAAATTTGCGATCTTTTGAGGTTTAAGTATGTCAAGATCTTACCAGGAAGAGCAGAAGAATATGGGCACGACAAAGAATATCGTGAACAGTACGATCTAGCCGTAGCTCGAGCCGTAAGCAACTTAAGTACCTTAGTTGAATATACTCTCCCTTTTTTAAGAAAGAATGGAAGATTGATTACCGTTAAAGGAGAAGATATTATAGAAGAATTACAAGCTGCTCAATATGCCATCAAAGAAGTAGGTGGTCAATTAGAAGAAGTAAAAGAAGTAAATTTGCCTTTTAAGGGAAAAAAGACAAATTTAGTCATCATCATTAAAGAAAGAACAACTCCTTTTCAATTT